GGTAACGGTTGAAGAGAAGATTTAAAAAGTAATACTCATACAACACGGCACCATTTAATGCGTATTGCACAAGGTACATAAAATGACCCAGACCCAACCTCCCCTAATCCCCCCGCACGGCGGGTACCGGGAACTGAAGTCCTACCAGATGGCGGAGATAGTATTCGACGCTACCGTGGTGTTCTGTGACCGCTTCATAGATCGCCGCTCCCGTACTCATGATCAAATGGTACAGGCTGCACGAAGCGGCAAACAGAACATTGCAGAAGGCAGTATGGCCTCTGGTACGTCAAAAAAAACAGAGCTTAAGCTTATCGGTGTGGCCAGAGCAAGTCTTGAGGAGTTGCTTCTTGATTATCAGGACTTTCTCAGGCAGAAAGATTGCACGCTCTGGGGAAAAAAGCACCCGCAAGCACTCGAGATTAGAGCGCTTGCGTATAGGTCTGATAGGTCATATTTGACGTATAAGACCTATTTTGAGAACTCTTCACCGGAAGTGGCGGCTAACGCCACAATTTGTCTGATCCACCAGGCCAACTATCTTCTTGATCAGCAATTGAGAGCACTGGAAAAAGATTTTCTTGAGGAAGGCGGATTCACGGAGCGACTTTATCGTGTTCGCTCCCAGACTCGGGGTGCTTGGAAAAAGCCATGATGTATTCTGAAGACGACCCCATTATGATCTCGGCGTTGCAGCACTACGTGTTCTGCCCCCGTCAGTGCGCCCTGATCCACATTGAACAGGTCTGGGCAGAAAGTCGCCTTACCGCCGAAGGGCGCATCATGCACGAGAAGGTTCACGAGGAGGGCAACGAATCACGGGGCAGCGTGCGCATCGCGCGGGGTCTGCCGCTTCGTTCCCTGCGGCTGGGCCTCGTGGGGGTTGCCGATGTGGTGGAATTTCACGGGACCGGCAAAGGCGCGTGGCAGCCCTTGCCAGTAGAATACAAGCGGGGAAAGCCCAAATTTGACCTTAGCGATGCGGTGCAATTATGCGCGCAAGCGCTCTGCCTTGAAGAAATGTTGTCCATAGTGGTTCCTGAAGGAGCGCTATTTTACGGCAAGACACGCAGAAGAACAGATGTTGCCTTCGACGAGGCGCTCAGGAGAGAGACAGAGGAAACGGCATCGAGGACCCGTGATTTGATTTCAGGAGGGGTAACACCGCCACCGGTTTACACGAAACGGTGCAAAAACTGCTCCCTTGTCGCAGGGTGTATGCCGAAAGCGATTGCGAAGCAGCGGCCAGTAACACGGTATCTGGCGGCGGTAACGAAAGAGATATGAAAAAACACCTCAATACGCTCTTTGTCACAACACAAAGGGCTTACCTCTCGAAGGCGAGCGAAACGGTTGTCGTGAAAGTTGAAGGCGAGGTGCGTCTCCAGCTTCCCATCCACACGATCGGCGGCATTGTCTGTTTCGGTAGCGTATCATGC
This window of the Syntrophorhabdaceae bacterium genome carries:
- a CDS encoding four helix bundle suffix domain-containing protein, with the protein product MTQTQPPLIPPHGGYRELKSYQMAEIVFDATVVFCDRFIDRRSRTHDQMVQAARSGKQNIAEGSMASGTSKKTELKLIGVARASLEELLLDYQDFLRQKDCTLWGKKHPQALEIRALAYRSDRSYLTYKTYFENSSPEVAANATICLIHQANYLLDQQLRALEKDFLEEGGFTERLYRVRSQTRGAWKKP
- the cas4 gene encoding CRISPR-associated protein Cas4, which gives rise to MMYSEDDPIMISALQHYVFCPRQCALIHIEQVWAESRLTAEGRIMHEKVHEEGNESRGSVRIARGLPLRSLRLGLVGVADVVEFHGTGKGAWQPLPVEYKRGKPKFDLSDAVQLCAQALCLEEMLSIVVPEGALFYGKTRRRTDVAFDEALRRETEETASRTRDLISGGVTPPPVYTKRCKNCSLVAGCMPKAIAKQRPVTRYLAAVTKEI